From the Xenorhabdus ishibashii genome, one window contains:
- a CDS encoding non-ribosomal peptide synthetase produces MLHNSASQTSAVICNNNSLSSPTYPLSSPQQAVWFDQAIHPHSSNYNLSTFIRIEGELNEALFVRAFEFVVDCHDTLRLQFLNIHALPSQKVVHSLPVIVDIQDFSSHPDAETRVKQDMDAEFTRPFHLNEALWRTKLLRVSNTCRYWQFCCHHLIMDGTGIFILINKVIDTYNRLIKEKKPNNSAHSYLDFITDNLNYLASEHYSHDRQFWLQRYENLPPPLLQPVNFTHTMEHKHAKPLASQPVIWSIDQPLLQRIEKVAGGQGLPFLHFMYAILACYFARTADVNEIVIGIPLHNRKNTRQKDTMGMFASVIPIGITLSPEDTFRDVMRKAATEMSLCHKHQRFPIAELNRHIHSQRQDGNARLFDVTLSLEPFKTNLHMEGENISVKQLELHSGAPYPLCIRMKQYTNTDCPEDIAPPIAIEFIFSPDYLSSTEVIALRSRLAVLLDAVLTSLEMSSPAQIKIANLPILPDIERQQVLMDFNTTQVEFPQDILIHQLFEAQVRRTPDATAVVFEEQSLSYDELNKRANRLAHHLVALGVRPDDRVAVCIDRSLEMVVGLLGILKAGGAFVPLDPTYPTPRLTYMLNDSAPVVLVTQATMPEIGSRHLPTILLDISGHSVLDERSEENPEVQALGLTSRHLAYVIYTSGSTGQPKGVMIEHRSLCNLIITQQDILAITPDSRILQFASNSFDACIWEYCMALLAGACLYLARRENLLPGTILSHYLETHAITHALLSPTALASMDTLPATLQTLLVGGEACPPTLTKRWAQGRKMINAYGPTETTVCATLCRCESQGDNAPPIGYPIANTQIYILDMHGQPVPQGVAGEIHIAGVGVARGYLNRPELTAERFLADPFSQNTNARMYKTGDLGRWLPDGKIEYLGRNDFQIKLRGFRIEPGEIEARLRQCHGVREAIVLPYENSPAAKQLVAYLLPKADTELEPMALRQQLSQYLAEYMIPSAFVTLAAFPLTPNGKLNRQALPKPDHTAIVTRSYQAPRGEAETILSQIWQMLLGVKYVSRHDHFFELGGHSLIAVNLIEQLRELGWSLDIQVIFTKPVLKEMAKALLPVQKDTVQEKTEPEKATVFTVPPNLIPDGCTAITPDMLTLVSLSQHEINAIAATIPGGAANIQDIYPLAPLQAGILFHHLLQKQGDTYLLRNLLAFDTRERLDTFLAALQRVINRHDILHTSVYWQGLAQPVQIVWRQVSLNINTFLTNDEQDIASQLLAHTDPHQYRLDVSQAPLFSADIAYDPHQDEWLLVLCLHHLICDHITLERIIDEIDALLSDHTENRHLDNCHAEKLSPILPYRHFVAQSLHLPISEHETYFRQVLSDIDAPTTPFGIQDLHSEDKQISEAKQPLDMALSRAIRTQARRQGVSPSILFHVALALVLAKTSGSDDVVFGTVLLGRMQGSTGIDHMMGLLINTLPIRIRLTDNSAQAAVQETYLNLMKLLEHEQATLALAQHCSNVISPLPLFSTLLNYRHSQADTTFAKWEGVRLLMQEERINYPIGLFVDDWGDGFSLVAQTISGIDPMRLIGYMTTALTGLVAALETSPHQPILAISILPIEERQQVLMDFNALQSSQDAVFSQNTTTDLSQDTFIHQLFEKQVQQNPAAIAVIFEEQSLSYIELNRQANCLAHYLITLGIRPDDRVAICSERSPAMIVGLLAILKAGGAYVPLDPGYPAERLAYILEDAAPVALFTQTVFTPKILINRQINVPIVDLNNLALLTANMPISNPDPQILGLTPRHLVYVIYTSGSTGLPKGVMNEHRSVVNGLLWSQKAYQLTPQDRVLQKTSFSFDVSVWELFPPLMFGAQLILARPDGHKDPHYLLSEIEKRRITLIYFVPAMLQQFIHATPAGCCPSLRHILCSGEEFPYVLQQKCLSHFAHCQLHNLYGPTETAIHVTAWQCVPDRYIGRVPIGKPIANTQIYLLDSHKKPVPIGVIGELYIGGVGVARGYLNLPELTAERFFTDPFSPDPDARLYKSGDLARWLPDGNIEYLGRNDFQIKIRGFRIELGEIETILAHCRGVREAVVIVREDTPNEKRLVAYLLAEPNATLIPAELRRQLAQHLAEYMLPSAFVTLETFPLTPNGKLNRQALPMPEQTALATRNYAAPIGDIETTLAEIWQALLKLEQVGRHDHFFELGGHSLLAIQLAARIHQQLARELHLQQLFSHPILADLATLLIDTPVTTQIVIPPANRNQPLPLSFSQQRLWFLAQLNTKANLAYNIPIILHLSGYLDHAALTAALDHLVSRHESLRTRFILINEQPYQYIDSADTGFSLTYRDLRKLDETSRLARINELAKLETQTPFDFANESMIRGQLLQLSDKEHVLLLTQHHIITDGWSAGILLRELSTLYRIALGECSDPLPHLPIQYADYAVWQQKWLQGEVITAQRDFWQKQLQNAPTLLSLPLDHPRPPEQSYTGAHVPLHLNADLLSALKALGQRQDATLFMTLLTAWSIVLARLSGQDDIVIGIPVANRSLSDLEGLIGFFVNTLPLRIKLEQYNSVANLLAHVREQTLAAYAHQDLPFEQLVEVLKPERSLSYNPIFQVMLALNNTPSQSLELSGLSVSLMAPPHRSAYFDLTLSLTESQNGLSGYLEYASSLFDRTTVERMVGYLTNVLTAMTTDETQAIARLPMLPIAERQQLLVDFNAPQADFPNDTLIHPLFEAQVQRTPNATAVIFEKQFLSYDELNCRANQLAHSLIAFGIRPDDRVAIHVERGLDMIIGLFGILKAGAGYIPLDPAYPAERLIYQLSDCKPAILLTQKHLQTRLPIQDITIWLLDDEIHQDNLQKQPVYNPDHRQMGIQPHHLAYIIYTSGSTGNPKGVMLEHRNVVSLIHAHCQISEPCPEDRILQFVTFAFDISVSDIFPTLASGATLVLRPPHIKIPNNAFVDFLREQKVTIINIPTAFWHQWAQEMKARRVGFSPSIRTVIVGGDKVEYRYLMDWLSCPETQSCRWFNAYGPTEITITATVMQIDKAMVTDNKQTPSITNNIPIGRPLSNTRIYILDTLGQPVPVGVSGEIYIGGMGVARGYSNQPALTAEKFVADPFSEHPNARMYKTGDLARWRSDGNIEYLGRNDFQVKLRGFRIELGEIETRLMQCHGVREAIVLAREDKPGDKRLIAYLVAEPNIKLVLTELRQQLAQHLADYMLPSAFVILDAFPLAPNGKINRQALPMPDQTSIATHTYEEPHGEVEIALAEIWQALLGLEKVGRYDHFFELGGHSLMVVNLIERLRNCGWHLDVRAVFSTPTLAEMAKIMREIQDDESSFTAPSNLIPDGCTAITPDMLPLVSLTQQEIDTISATVSNGADNIQDIYPLAPLQEGMLFHHLLQTQGDVYLLHLLLAFNTRERLDAFLAALQQVIHRHDILRTAICWQGLTQPVQVVWRQAPLCIKTFEPDNDKDVPSQLLALTDPYQRRLDISQAPLFAADITYDPNQGEWLLALCCHHILNDHISLNIIITEINELLHHRSEKLPPVLPYRHFIAQSLRVPMPDHAAYFRKILAEVDTPTTPFGILDVHSGDRPATEIIKPLNAALTRAIRKQARRQGVSPGVLFHVALAQVLAKISGRDDVVFGTVLSGRMQGSADIERILGLFINTLPVRITLAGNSTQATVQAAYRNLTQLLEHEQAPLALAQRCSGVKHPLPLFNTLLNYRHSQPDVANARWEGIRLVTGRERTNYPIYLAVDDLGKSFLLTAQTISGIDPAHLIAYMTTALADLVKTLETEPQKPIMNIATLSATEHQQLMNDFNAIQADLPQDTLTSGQSTVGTTFGYEAPLGDVETALAEIWQKLLQRERVGRYDNFFALGGHSLIAIQLLARMCEQNMEIPLATLFTHPTLYELAGAINSNRSTVANSAN; encoded by the coding sequence ATGTTACATAACAGCGCTTCACAAACTTCCGCAGTAATTTGTAATAACAATTCTCTCTCTTCTCCTACCTATCCCCTTAGTTCTCCCCAACAAGCCGTCTGGTTTGATCAGGCTATCCATCCCCATTCTTCTAACTACAACCTCAGCACTTTTATTCGCATTGAAGGAGAGTTGAATGAAGCATTATTTGTCCGCGCCTTTGAATTTGTTGTTGATTGTCATGACACTCTGCGTTTGCAGTTTCTCAACATCCACGCTTTACCCAGCCAAAAAGTTGTTCATTCTCTTCCTGTCATCGTAGATATACAGGATTTTTCATCCCATCCAGATGCTGAAACCAGAGTAAAACAGGATATGGATGCCGAATTCACGCGCCCATTTCACCTGAATGAAGCATTGTGGCGCACCAAATTATTACGAGTAAGTAATACCTGTCGGTACTGGCAATTTTGCTGTCATCATTTGATCATGGATGGCACAGGTATATTTATACTCATCAATAAGGTTATCGATACCTATAACCGACTGATAAAAGAAAAAAAACCAAACAACTCCGCTCACTCTTATCTGGATTTTATTACGGATAACCTCAATTATCTTGCTTCTGAACACTACTCACACGACCGGCAATTTTGGTTGCAACGCTATGAAAACCTGCCACCTCCCTTGCTTCAACCTGTCAATTTCACTCACACAATGGAGCATAAACACGCCAAACCTCTTGCTTCTCAACCTGTCATTTGGTCAATCGATCAGCCCCTTCTTCAACGTATCGAAAAAGTCGCTGGCGGACAGGGATTGCCCTTCCTGCATTTCATGTATGCCATTCTGGCCTGCTATTTCGCACGAACAGCAGATGTTAATGAAATTGTTATCGGTATTCCCTTGCACAACCGCAAAAATACGCGACAAAAGGACACAATGGGCATGTTTGCATCCGTGATCCCCATTGGTATAACGCTTTCACCGGAGGATACATTTCGTGATGTTATGCGCAAAGCTGCAACCGAAATGAGTCTTTGCCATAAGCATCAACGCTTTCCCATTGCAGAACTCAACCGACACATACACTCACAACGACAAGACGGAAATGCCCGATTATTTGACGTGACTTTATCTCTCGAACCGTTTAAAACCAATTTGCATATGGAAGGCGAAAACATAAGCGTCAAACAGTTAGAGCTACATTCTGGTGCCCCCTATCCTCTATGTATCAGAATGAAGCAATATACCAACACCGACTGTCCTGAAGATATCGCTCCCCCGATTGCCATTGAATTCATTTTTTCGCCTGATTATCTGAGTAGCACTGAGGTCATAGCACTCCGCTCCCGTCTTGCTGTCTTACTTGACGCGGTTCTCACTTCTCTGGAGATGTCATCTCCTGCGCAGATAAAAATAGCCAATCTGCCAATCCTGCCCGACATTGAACGCCAACAGGTATTGATGGATTTCAATACCACCCAAGTCGAATTCCCGCAAGATATTCTGATCCATCAACTGTTCGAAGCACAAGTACGGCGCACACCTGATGCCACAGCCGTGGTCTTTGAAGAGCAATCGTTGAGCTACGATGAGCTAAACAAACGTGCCAACCGTCTGGCGCACCATCTGGTTGCTCTCGGCGTGCGCCCTGATGATCGGGTGGCAGTTTGTATTGATCGCAGTCTGGAAATGGTGGTTGGCTTATTAGGTATCCTCAAGGCCGGCGGTGCTTTTGTTCCCCTCGATCCGACTTATCCAACCCCGCGGCTGACATATATGCTCAATGACTCAGCCCCTGTGGTACTGGTTACTCAAGCAACGATGCCAGAAATAGGGAGCCGTCACCTGCCAACCATACTGCTTGATATTTCAGGCCATTCTGTTTTGGATGAAAGATCGGAAGAAAACCCAGAAGTTCAGGCATTGGGACTAACTTCTCGTCATCTGGCGTATGTTATCTACACTTCCGGCTCCACAGGGCAGCCCAAAGGGGTCATGATAGAACATCGCAGTTTGTGTAACTTGATTATCACCCAGCAAGACATATTAGCCATCACGCCAGACAGTCGGATTTTGCAATTTGCCTCAAACAGTTTCGATGCCTGTATCTGGGAATACTGCATGGCGCTATTGGCGGGGGCTTGCCTTTACCTTGCCAGACGGGAAAATCTTCTGCCGGGAACAATCCTGTCTCACTATTTAGAGACTCACGCCATTACTCACGCCCTCTTGTCCCCTACTGCTCTGGCAAGTATGGACACACTGCCGGCAACCCTGCAAACCTTACTGGTGGGAGGGGAAGCATGCCCACCTACGCTGACCAAACGTTGGGCACAAGGACGAAAGATGATCAATGCATATGGTCCGACGGAAACCACTGTTTGTGCGACTCTTTGCCGATGTGAGAGTCAGGGAGACAATGCCCCACCGATTGGATACCCCATCGCCAATACCCAGATCTATATCCTTGACATGCACGGTCAACCCGTTCCCCAAGGAGTCGCGGGAGAAATTCATATCGCTGGTGTCGGCGTTGCCCGCGGTTACCTGAACCGTCCCGAACTCACTGCCGAACGCTTTCTTGCCGATCCGTTTTCCCAGAATACAAATGCCCGTATGTACAAAACCGGTGATCTGGGGCGTTGGCTGCCCGATGGCAAAATTGAATATCTCGGCCGTAATGATTTCCAAATTAAACTGCGGGGTTTCCGTATTGAGCCAGGAGAGATCGAGGCGAGGCTGCGGCAATGTCACGGCGTGCGTGAAGCCATAGTATTACCTTATGAAAATAGTCCGGCAGCAAAACAGCTTGTCGCCTACTTGCTACCGAAGGCAGATACTGAACTGGAACCCATGGCATTACGGCAACAACTTTCACAATACCTTGCAGAATACATGATACCCAGTGCCTTCGTGACACTCGCTGCCTTCCCACTCACACCCAATGGCAAACTTAACCGTCAGGCTCTTCCCAAACCCGATCACACGGCAATCGTTACACGCAGCTATCAGGCGCCCAGAGGAGAAGCGGAAACCATCCTGAGTCAAATTTGGCAAATGTTGCTCGGAGTGAAATATGTCAGCCGCCACGATCATTTTTTCGAACTTGGCGGGCACTCGCTGATAGCCGTTAACCTGATCGAACAACTACGTGAATTGGGCTGGTCTCTTGACATTCAGGTTATATTCACCAAACCCGTATTGAAGGAGATGGCAAAAGCGCTACTGCCGGTTCAAAAAGATACAGTTCAAGAGAAGACAGAGCCAGAAAAGGCAACGGTATTCACTGTCCCCCCCAATCTCATCCCTGACGGCTGTACAGCCATTACCCCCGACATGTTGACTTTAGTTTCCCTGTCCCAGCACGAGATTAATGCCATCGCTGCAACGATCCCTGGTGGTGCGGCTAATATCCAAGATATCTATCCTCTCGCGCCGCTACAGGCAGGCATTTTGTTCCATCATCTGTTACAGAAACAGGGCGATACTTATCTGTTACGTAATTTGCTTGCCTTCGACACCCGTGAACGGCTCGATACCTTTTTGGCAGCCTTACAACGGGTCATTAACCGTCACGATATTTTGCACACTTCAGTCTACTGGCAGGGGTTGGCACAACCCGTGCAAATCGTCTGGCGACAAGTTTCTTTGAACATTAATACATTTTTAACCAATGACGAACAGGATATCGCTTCCCAATTACTGGCGCACACCGATCCCCATCAATACCGCCTTGATGTGAGTCAGGCGCCACTATTCTCTGCTGACATCGCCTATGATCCGCATCAGGATGAGTGGTTACTGGTTTTGTGTCTCCATCATTTAATCTGTGACCATATAACACTGGAACGTATTATTGATGAAATTGATGCATTATTATCTGACCATACCGAAAATAGGCATCTTGACAACTGCCATGCTGAAAAATTATCTCCAATATTGCCTTATCGTCACTTTGTCGCTCAATCCCTGCATTTACCGATTTCAGAGCATGAAACCTATTTCCGTCAGGTACTCTCCGACATCGATGCCCCAACAACGCCTTTCGGGATACAGGATCTTCACAGTGAGGATAAGCAGATATCGGAGGCTAAACAGCCACTGGATATGGCATTATCCAGAGCCATCCGCACACAAGCCCGACGTCAGGGTGTCAGCCCCAGTATATTGTTCCATGTTGCTTTAGCACTGGTGCTGGCAAAAACCAGTGGGAGCGACGATGTCGTCTTCGGTACGGTATTACTGGGACGCATGCAGGGCAGTACCGGCATCGATCACATGATGGGACTACTTATCAATACGTTACCCATTCGGATCAGGCTGACAGATAATAGCGCACAGGCAGCCGTTCAGGAGACCTACCTCAATTTGATGAAGTTGCTGGAGCACGAACAAGCCACATTAGCACTGGCTCAGCATTGCAGTAACGTGATTTCCCCTTTGCCGCTCTTTAGCACACTACTCAATTATCGTCATAGTCAGGCGGATACCACTTTTGCTAAATGGGAAGGTGTGCGTCTGCTGATGCAAGAAGAGAGAATCAATTATCCCATCGGTTTGTTTGTTGATGATTGGGGTGATGGGTTTAGTTTGGTTGCCCAAACCATATCGGGCATCGATCCAATGCGTCTGATCGGCTATATGACTACTGCTCTGACGGGGCTGGTGGCAGCGCTGGAAACCTCACCCCACCAGCCAATTTTGGCTATTTCGATTTTACCCATTGAGGAGCGCCAACAAGTGCTGATGGATTTCAATGCGCTCCAATCTTCTCAAGACGCCGTATTCTCTCAAAATACAACAACTGACCTCTCACAAGACACGTTTATTCACCAACTGTTTGAAAAGCAGGTACAGCAAAATCCCGCTGCAATTGCTGTCATTTTTGAAGAGCAATCGTTGAGCTATATTGAACTGAACCGGCAAGCCAATTGCTTAGCGCATTATCTGATTACCTTAGGTATCCGTCCTGATGATCGGGTGGCGATTTGTTCTGAACGCAGTCCGGCCATGATAGTGGGATTACTCGCTATCCTTAAGGCCGGTGGCGCCTATGTCCCGCTTGATCCAGGCTATCCAGCCGAACGACTGGCCTACATACTTGAAGATGCAGCGCCCGTTGCCTTATTTACCCAAACTGTATTTACCCCAAAAATATTAATTAATCGGCAGATCAACGTCCCCATTGTGGATCTCAACAATCTTGCGCTCCTTACCGCAAACATGCCAATCAGTAACCCAGATCCCCAGATCCTTGGCCTCACTCCACGCCACCTGGTTTATGTCATTTATACTTCTGGCTCAACGGGCTTGCCCAAAGGGGTAATGAATGAACATCGTAGTGTCGTAAATGGCCTGCTCTGGTCACAAAAGGCTTATCAACTAACCCCGCAGGATCGGGTTTTACAGAAAACATCATTTAGTTTTGATGTTTCCGTTTGGGAGCTATTCCCACCGCTGATGTTTGGGGCACAATTAATTTTGGCTCGCCCCGATGGTCACAAAGATCCGCACTATCTGCTGTCTGAGATAGAAAAACGCCGGATTACTCTTATTTACTTCGTGCCGGCCATGCTACAGCAATTTATCCATGCCACTCCTGCCGGATGCTGCCCTTCTTTGCGCCATATTTTATGCAGTGGTGAAGAGTTTCCTTATGTCTTACAGCAGAAATGTCTGTCCCATTTTGCGCATTGCCAGCTACATAACTTATATGGCCCAACTGAAACTGCGATTCATGTCACTGCCTGGCAATGCGTGCCTGACCGTTATATCGGACGAGTACCGATTGGAAAACCCATAGCCAATACCCAAATTTATCTGCTTGATAGTCACAAAAAACCCGTGCCAATCGGTGTTATCGGGGAGCTTTACATTGGCGGAGTAGGTGTTGCCCGCGGTTATCTGAACCTGCCAGAACTCACCGCAGAACGCTTCTTTACTGATCCTTTTTCTCCAGATCCTGATGCCCGCCTATATAAAAGTGGTGATCTGGCTCGTTGGTTACCTGACGGTAATATTGAATACCTTGGTCGTAATGATTTTCAGATCAAGATACGGGGTTTCCGCATTGAACTCGGTGAAATTGAGACGATATTGGCACACTGTCGCGGTGTGCGAGAAGCCGTTGTGATTGTCCGAGAAGATACACCGAATGAAAAACGTCTGGTTGCTTATCTGCTCGCCGAACCCAATGCAACATTGATACCAGCAGAACTACGCCGGCAACTGGCACAACACCTTGCCGAGTATATGCTACCCAGTGCCTTTGTGACACTTGAAACCTTTCCATTAACACCCAATGGCAAACTCAACCGTCAGGCACTGCCAATGCCAGAGCAAACAGCACTCGCGACCCGCAATTATGCAGCCCCCATCGGAGACATAGAAACAACACTGGCCGAGATTTGGCAAGCCTTGCTGAAATTGGAACAAGTTGGCCGTCATGATCATTTCTTTGAACTCGGTGGTCATTCCCTGCTCGCCATTCAGCTTGCCGCACGCATACACCAGCAACTGGCGCGAGAATTGCATTTGCAGCAACTCTTTTCCCACCCGATTCTGGCCGATTTGGCTACCTTGCTCATCGACACGCCGGTGACAACCCAAATCGTTATTCCGCCTGCCAATCGCAATCAACCACTGCCACTCTCCTTTTCCCAACAACGCTTGTGGTTCCTTGCTCAACTTAATACCAAAGCGAATCTGGCTTACAATATCCCGATAATCCTGCATCTTAGCGGATATCTCGATCATGCTGCGCTTACGGCCGCACTTGACCATCTCGTCAGCCGACATGAAAGTTTGCGCACCCGTTTTATCCTGATTAATGAACAACCTTACCAATACATCGACAGTGCAGATACGGGTTTTTCTCTGACCTATCGGGATCTGCGCAAATTAGACGAAACATCCCGCCTAGCCCGTATTAACGAATTAGCCAAACTTGAAACACAAACCCCATTCGATTTCGCTAATGAGTCAATGATTCGAGGCCAATTATTGCAACTGTCTGATAAAGAACATGTGCTGCTCCTTACCCAGCATCACATCATCACCGATGGCTGGTCAGCAGGGATATTGCTCCGCGAACTGAGTACCCTCTACCGTATTGCACTAGGGGAATGTAGCGATCCTTTACCCCATCTTCCCATCCAGTATGCGGACTATGCCGTCTGGCAACAGAAATGGCTGCAAGGTGAGGTTATCACTGCACAACGGGATTTCTGGCAGAAGCAACTGCAAAACGCACCAACCTTGTTGTCTCTCCCTCTTGATCACCCACGCCCGCCAGAACAAAGTTACACAGGCGCTCATGTTCCACTTCACCTGAATGCTGACTTATTGTCAGCTCTCAAGGCGCTTGGACAACGGCAGGATGCAACATTATTTATGACGTTGCTTACAGCCTGGAGTATCGTGCTTGCCCGTCTAAGCGGACAGGATGATATTGTCATTGGTATTCCCGTCGCCAACCGTTCATTGAGTGACCTTGAAGGCCTGATCGGCTTTTTTGTCAACACCCTACCTTTACGTATAAAACTGGAACAGTACAATTCGGTGGCAAATTTGCTCGCTCATGTTCGTGAACAGACGCTGGCCGCTTACGCACATCAAGATCTGCCTTTTGAACAATTGGTGGAAGTCCTAAAACCTGAGCGCAGTTTGAGCTACAATCCGATTTTTCAGGTGATGCTGGCACTGAACAACACTCCCTCTCAATCCCTTGAATTGTCGGGTTTATCTGTCTCGTTGATGGCACCACCACACCGCAGCGCATATTTCGACCTGACACTGTCACTGACCGAAAGCCAGAACGGTCTCAGTGGCTATCTGGAATATGCATCAAGTCTCTTCGACCGAACGACAGTTGAACGCATGGTGGGTTATCTCACCAATGTACTGACTGCCATGACAACCGATGAAACACAGGCTATTGCCCGCTTGCCAATGCTGCCCATTGCAGAACGCCAACAATTATTGGTTGATTTCAATGCCCCGCAAGCTGACTTTCCAAATGATACGTTGATTCACCCACTGTTCGAAGCCCAGGTACAACGCACACCAAATGCCACGGCGGTGATCTTTGAAAAACAATTCTTGAGTTATGATGAACTTAACTGCCGTGCCAACCAACTGGCACATAGTTTGATTGCTTTTGGTATACGCCCTGATGATCGCGTGGCAATTCATGTTGAACGAGGTTTGGATATGATCATTGGTCTATTCGGGATCTTAAAAGCGGGTGCCGGTTATATCCCGCTTGATCCAGCATATCCTGCCGAGCGGCTGATTTATCAGTTGTCAGACTGTAAGCCTGCAATATTGCTGACCCAAAAACATTTACAGACACGCTTACCAATACAAGATATTACTATCTGGTTGCTGGACGATGAAATTCATCAAGATAATCTGCAAAAACAGCCTGTTTATAACCCTGATCACAGGCAAATGGGCATTCAGCCGCACCATTTGGCTTATATCATCTACACCTCAGGTTCAACCGGAAACCCCAAAGGCGTCATGCTGGAACATCGCAATGTTGTCAGCCTTATCCATGCTCATTGCCAGATCAGTGAGCCTTGTCCGGAAGATCGTATTCTGCAATTTGTGACCTTTGCGTTTGATATTTCAGTGTCAGATATTTTCCCTACTCTGGCATCGGGTGCCACGCTGGTTCTGCGCCCACCTCATATCAAAATACCGAATAACGCGTTTGTTGATTTTTTACGTGAACAGAAAGTGACAATCATCAATATACCGACGGCTTTTTGGCACCAGTGGGCGCAAGAAATGAAGGCAAGGCGTGTCGGTTTCAGCCCCTCTATACGCACTGTTATTGTTGGGGGAGATAAAGTGGAATACCGCTATTTAATGGATTGGCTGTCATGCCCAGAAACCCAGTCCTGCCGCTGGTTCAACGCTTATGGCCCGACAGAAATTACCATCACTGCTACCGTTATGCAGATAGATAAAGCGATGGTGACAGATAATAAACAAACGCCGTCTATCACCAACAATATTCCGATCGGCCGGCCACTGTCCAATACACGTATCTATATTTTGGATACTCTTGGTCAACCGGTTCCGGTTGGCGTGAGTGGCGAAATCTATATCGGCGGAATGGGGGTCGCCCGTGGTTATTCAAACCAACCAGCGCTGACAGCAGAGAAATTTGTTGCCGATCCCTTTAGCGAACATCCCAACGCGCGCATGTATAAGACCGGCGATTTGGCTCGCTGGCGATCTGACGGCAATATCGAATATCTTGGCCGCAATGATTTTCAGGTCAAGCTACGCGGCTTTCGTATCGAACTGGGAGAAATCGAAACCAGATTGATGCAATGCCACGGCGTGCGTGAGGCTATCGTGCTTGCCCGTGAAGATAAGCCGGGTGATAAGCGCCTGATTGCTTATCTGGTCGCCGAACCGAATATCAAACTGGTACTGACAGAACTGCGCCAGCAACTCGCACAACATCTCGCCGACTATATGCTGCCCAGCGCATTTGTGATACTCGATGCTTTTCCGTTGGCGCCTAATGGCAAAATTAACCGTCAGGCGCTACCGATGCCGGATCAAACATCCATTGCAACCCATACTTATGAAGAGCCGCACGGTGAAGTGGAAATTGCTCTGGCTGAGATTTGGCAAGCATTACTAGGGCTGGAAAAGGTTGGGCGTTATGATCATTTCTTTGAACTCGGCGGTCATTCCCTGATGGTTGTCAACCTGATTGAGCGGTTGCGCAACTGCGGCTGGCACCTTGATGTTCGTGCTGTATTTTCCACCCCAACACTGGCTGAAATGGCGAAAATAATGCGGGAAATTCAAGATGATGAAAGCTCGTTTACCGCACCTTCCAATCTCATCCCCGATGGTTGCACCGCCATCACTCCCGATATGCTGCCGTTGGTTTCCCTGACACAGCAAGAAATTGATACCATCTCTGCTACCGTTTCTAATGGTGCCGACAATATTCAGGATATCTACCCACTTGCACCATTACAGGAAGGCATGCTGTTCCATCATCTATTGCAAACACAAGGAGATGTTTATCTGTTGCACCTCTTGCTTGCCTTCAACACCCGCGAGCGTCTTGATGCTTTTCTGGCTGCTTTGCAACAGGTTATTCATCGTCACGATATTCTACGCACTGCCATCTGCTGGCAGGGTTTAACACAGCCAGTACAAGTTGTCTGGCGCCAGGCACCTCTGTGTATCAAAACCTTCGAGCCAGATAACGATAAAGACGTGCCATCGCAATTGCTGGCACTGACAGATCCATACCAACGCCGCCTCGATATCAGCCAGGCTCCGCTATTCGCTGCTGATATCACATATGATCCGAATCAGGGCGAGTGGCTATTAGCATTGTGTTGCCACCATATCCTCAATGACCATATATCGCTGAATATCATCATTACTGAAATCAATGAGCTACTGCATCATCGTAGTGAAAAATTACCGCCTGTCTTACCATACCGCCATTTTATCGCCCAGTCCTTGCGTGTGCCGATGCCAGATCACGCAGCCTATTTTCGCAAAATACTCGCTGAGGTGGATACACCCACTACGCCTTTCGGCATATTAGATGTTCACAGTGGTGACAGGCCTGCCACGGAGATCATCAAGCCACTTAATGCCGCACTGACCCGTGCTATTCGTAAACAAGCACGCCGTCAAGGAGTGAGTCCTGGGGTTCTGTTCCATGTTGCTTTGGCACAAGTTCTGGCAAAAATAAGCGGGCGAGATGATGTTGTCTTTGGGACAGTCTTGTCAGGACGTATGCAAGGAAGTGCCGATATTGAGCGAATATTGGGATTATTTATTAACACCCTACCCGTGCGGATCACGCTGGCGGGGAACAGCACACAAGCAACTGTGCAGGCAGCGTACCGCAATTTGACG